A stretch of the Vigna radiata var. radiata cultivar VC1973A chromosome 9, Vradiata_ver6, whole genome shotgun sequence genome encodes the following:
- the LOC106773712 gene encoding seed linoleate 9S-lipoxygenase — MSRLIGGLFDNGQKIKGTVVLMPKNVLDFNALTSIGKDGVIETTKDILGTVVNVAGSLVDAATAFAGKNISLQLISATQADASGKGKVGSKAFVEKHLPTFPTLGAQQLAFRVSFDWDAKFGIPGAFYIQNYTTDEFFLVSVLLEDIPNHGTIHFVCNSWIYNFNKYQKDRIFFVNDTYLPSATPAPLLKYRQEELETLRGDGTGKRQEQDRIYDYDVYNDLGNPDGGDPRPILGGSIIYPYPRRVRTGRDRTRTDPNSEKPGAIYVPRDENFGHLKSSDFIMYGIKSLSQDVLPLLKSAIFDLRITSSEFKNFDDVRSLYEGGIKLPTDFLSQISPVPALKELFRSDGENVLQFPLPHVIQVKRSEWNTDEEFAREVIAGVNPNVFRLLQEFPPKSSLDPSLYGDQTSTITREQLEINTDGVTVDEALSAKRLFILDYQDAFFPYLTRINSLPVARAYATRTIFFLKDDGTLKPLAIELSKPHPGGDNLGPVSKVVLPAIDGVDSTIWLLAKAHVVVNDSGYHQLMSHWLNTHAVMEPFAIATNRQLSVLHPIYKLLYPHYRDTININGLARQSLINAGGIIEQSFLPGKYSIEMSSAVYKNWVFTDQALPADLIKRGLATEDPSAPHGLRLVIEDYPYAVDGLEIWDAIKSWVKEYVSLYYPTDVAIQQDTELQAWWKEVVEKGHADLKDKPWWPKLKSIEDLIQSCSIIIWTASALHSAVNFGQYPYGGYILNRPTLSRRFIPEPGTPEYDEMVADYQKAYLKTITPKYETLVDLSVIEILSRHASDEIYLGQRDTPNWTTDNKALEAFQRFGSKLTEIESKINARNSDPSLRNRHGPVQLPYTLLHRSSEEGLTFRGIPNSISI; from the exons ATGTCACGTCTCATAGGTGGCCTCTTTGACAATGGTCAGAAGATAAAGGGCACTGTGGTGTTGATGCCCAAGAACGTGTTGGACTTCAACGCTTTAACTTCCATTGGTAAAGACGGTGTTATTGAAACTACCAAAGATATCCTTGGCACTGTCGTTAACGTAGCTGGTAGTTTGGTTGATGCTGCAACTGCCTTCGCAGGCAAAAATATTTCCTTGCAGTTGATCAGTGCTACTCAAGCTGATG CTAGTGGAAAAGGAAAAGTTGGAAGCAAAGCATTTGTGGAAAAACATCTTCCGACCTTTCCAACGTTGGGAGCTCAGCAGCTAGCATTCCGTGTTTCCTTTGATTGGGATGCTAAATTTGGAATTCCAGGGGCATTTTACATCCAAAACTATACAACTGATGAGTTTTTCCTCGTCAGTGTTCTTCTTGAGGACATTCCAAACCATGGAACCATTCACTTTGTTTGTAACTCCTGGATTTACAACTTCAACAAATACCAGAAAGATCgtattttctttgtgaatgaT ACATATCTTCCAAGTGCAACACCAGCTCCACTTCTCAAATACAGACAAGAAGAATTGGAGACTCTTAGAGGAGATGGAACTGGTAAACGCCAGGAACAAGATAGAATCTATGACTATGACGTGTACAATGACCTTGGAAACCCAGATGGTGGTGATCCTCGCCCAATCCTTGGAGGATCTATCATCTATCCTTACCCTCGCAGGGTTAGAACTGGTAGAGACCGAACCAGGACAG ATCCCAACAGTGAGAAACCAGGCGCGATTTATGTTCCAAGAGATGAAAATTTTGGTCACTTGAAGTCATCAGATTTCATCATGTATGGAATAAAATCTTTATCTCAGGACGTGTTGCCCCTGTTAAAATCTGCAATTTTTGACTTAAGGATCACATCAAGTGAGTTTAAGAACTTCGATGATGTGCGTAGTCTCTATGAGGGTGGAATTAAGCTGCCAACAGATTTTTTGAGCCAAATTAGCCCTGTACCTGCCCTCAAGGAACTCTTCCGCAGTGATGGTGAAAATGTCCTTCAATTTCCATTGCCTCATGTTATCCAAG TTAAAAGGTCTGAATGGAACACAGATGAAGAGTTTGCAAGAGAAGTGATTGCTGGTGTCAATCCAAATGTATTTCGTCTTCTTCAG GAATTCCCACCAAAAAGTTCTCTTGATCCCTCTCTCTATGGTGATCAAACCAGTACCATAACAAGAGAACAGTTGGAGATTAACACGGATGGGGTCACAGTAGATGAG GCACTTAGCGCAAAGAGATTATTCATATTAGATTATCAAGATGCATTCTTTCCGTATTTGACGAGGATAAACAGCCTACCTGTTGCAAGAGCTTACGCCACCAGAACAATCTTCTTCTTGAAAGATGATGGCACTTTGAAGCCACTTGCTATCGAATTAAGCAAGCCACATCCAGGTGGAGATAATTTGGGTCCTGTGAGCAAAGTTGTGTTGCCTGCAATTGATGGTGTTGACAGCACAATTTGGCTATTGGCCAAGGCTCATGTAGTTGTGAATGACTCTGGTTATCATCAGCTCATGAGTCATTG GTTAAATACTCATGCAGTGATGGAGCCTTTTGCCATAGCAACAAACAGACAACTCAGTGTGCTTCACCCCATTTATAAACTTCTCTATCCTCACTATCGTGATACCATTAATATCAATGGACTTGCTAGGCAATCTTTGATTAATGCAGGTGGAATTATAGAGCAATCATTTTTGCCCGGAAAGTACTCTATTGAGATGTCTTCAGCAGTTTACAAGAACTGGGTTTTTACTGACCAAGCTTTACCAGCAGATCTTATCAAGAg AGGGTTGGCTACTGAAGATCCTTCTGCTCCTCATGGCCTTCGTCTTGTGATAGAGGACTACCCTTATGCTGTTGATGGACTTGAAATTTGGGATGCTATAAAGTCATGGGTGAAAGAGTATGTGTCCTTGTATTACCCAACAGATGTGGCAATTCAACAAGATACTGAACTCCAAGCATGGTGGAAGGAAGTTGTGGAGAAGGGTCATGCAGACCTAAAAGATAAACCGTGGTGGCCTAAACTGAAGAGCATTGAAGATCTCATACAATCTTGCTCTATTATAATATGGACAGCTTCTGCTCTTCATTCAGCTGTTAACTTTGGACAGTATCCTTATGGAGGCTATATCCTGAACCGTCCAACTCTAAGCAGAAGGTTTATCCCTGAACCAGGAACTCCAGAATATGATGAGATGGTGGCCGATTATCAAAAGGCTTATCTGAAAACAATCACACCAAAGTACGAGACCCTCGTTGACCTTTCAGTGATAGAGATATTATCAAGGCATGCTTCTGATGAGATCTACCTTGGACAAAGGGATACTCCAAACTGGACAACTGATAACAAGGCATTAGAAGCTTTCCAAAGGTTTGGAAGCAAACTCACTGAAATTGAGAGCAAAATCAATGCAAGGAACAGTGATCCAAGTCTGAGAAACCGACATGGACCAGTTCAACTGCCATACACATTGCTCCATCGTTCAAGTGAGGAAGGGTTAACTTTCAGAGGCATTCCCAACAGTATCTCTATCTAA